A genomic stretch from Arachis stenosperma cultivar V10309 chromosome 3, arast.V10309.gnm1.PFL2, whole genome shotgun sequence includes:
- the LOC130966580 gene encoding uncharacterized protein LOC130966580 yields the protein MGSRRRGVREGIPNVNYEREQETFMTTMNAVAEVVREAAVAAARVVDRLGVRNRNENKHGEDSGNNENNLGHLERPMTLATFLKHVPEGQHVEFATYMLEGEAEHWWQGIQRLLQQDEGDIPWNTFKDEFYKKYFPRAAQYARKFDDLCCFSKICQGNHTDFEEWKCLKFEGGLREDLMSLVVPLEIRIFAELVNKCKLVEECAKKVIASKASRQGFPPRNYSYNWQPRKTNFKTPGVPQRRNPQAGNAPARPTGGNGGRPRQDNGKRPQQAQVNIACRQCGKDHGTRPCQIRTFTCYNCGEPGHLARSCPKGLSQNPIRTQQQGRVFAMTADDAMQSDALIQGQCIVKDRFLIVLYDSGASHSFVSLTVARELGLDFFELNFDLIVHTPASQNALTGLVCLQVPFTIRNITFIHDLICLPLCGLEVILGLDLLSKYHVFLDFFERTAVIPSDSLDIKPFLSHTLYLNSVRVALDGSDCEGYVLLAASSNDSELSLEQIQVVKEFPDVFPDDIPEFPPQREIEFSIELVLGTRPISIAPYRMSPLELAELKKQLDELLGKKFIRPSASP from the exons ATGGGTTCACGGAGACGAGGCGTACGGGAAGGAATTCCTAATGTTAACTACGAGAGGGAACAGGAGACGTTTATGACTACCATGAACGCTGTGGCTGAGGTAGTGCGTGAGGCTGCAGTAGCAGCGGCTAGGGTTGTTGATCGTCTTGGAGTGAGAAACAGGAATGAGAATAAGCATGGGGAAGATAGTGGAAATAATGAGAATAACTTAGGGCATCTCGAAAGACCTATGACCCTTGCGACTTTTCTGAAG CATGTTCCGGAAGGCCAACACGTGGAGTTCGCTACTTATATGCTGGAAGGAGAAGCTGAGCATTGGTGGCAGGGGATACAGCGACTGTTGCAACAAGATGAAGGCGATATTCCTTGGAATACTTTTAAGGACGAATTTTATAAGAAGTATTTTCCGAGGGCAGCTC AATATGCCCGTAAGTTTGATGACTTGTGCTGTTTCTCCAAGATCTGCCAAGGGAATCATACTGACTTTGAAGAATGGAAGTGTTTGAAGTTCGAAGGGGGCCTTCGTGAGGATCTGATGAGTTTAGTAGTCCCATTGGAGATACGAATTTTTGCTGAGCTGGTTAATAAGTGCAAGTTAGTGGAAGAATGTGCTAAGAAGGTAATTGCCTCTAAAGCAAGTCGTCAAGGATTTCCACCAAGGAACTATAGTTACAATTGGCAACCACGAAAGACAAACTTCAAGACCCCTGGTGTGCCACAGCGAAGGAACCCACAAGCTGGTAACGCTCCTGCTCGCCCTACGGGTGGAAACGGAGGTAGACCAAGGCAGGATAATGGTAAACGACCTCAACAGGCACAAGTGAATATCGCATGTAGGCAGTGTGGAAAGGATCATGGTACCAGGCCTTGCCAAATCAGAACATTTACTTGTTACAATTGTGGGGAACCGGGACACTTGGCGAGGAGTTGCCCAAAAGGACTTTCTCAAAATCCAATACGAACCCAGCAACAAGGTCGAGTGTTTGCCATGACTGCTGATGATGCTATGCAATCAGACGCCCTGATCCAAGGTCAGTGTATTGTCAAAGATCGATTTCTAATTGTACTGTATGACTCGGGTGCATCGCATTCCTTTGTTTCTTTAACTGTTGCTCGTGAGTTGGGACTAGATTTCTTTGAGTTGAACTTTGATCTAATTGTCCATACACCTGCGTCCCAAAATGCTTTGACTGGTTTAGTGTGCCTGCAAGTACCGTTCACTATTAGGAACATAACTTTTATACATGATCTAATCTGTTTGCCTCTATGTGGTTTAGAAGTTATTCTAGGATTAGATTTGTTGTCCAAGTATCATGTTTTCCTTGATTTCTTTGAAAGAACTGCTGTTATTCCGTCTGATAGTTTAGATATTAAACCATTTCTTTCTCATACTTTATATCTGAATTCTGTAAGAGTTGCATTAGACGGGAGTGATTGTGAGGGGTACGTTCTGTTAGCGGCTAGCTCGAATGATAGTGAACTAAGCCTAGAACAAATCCAAGTGGTAAAGGAATTTCCTGATGTTTTCCCGGACGACATACCTGAGTTTCCTCCTCAGCGAGAGATAGAATTTAGCATTGAACTTGTACTTGGAACTAGACCGATTTCCATAGCACCGTACCGGATGTCACCGTTGGAACTTGCAGAGTTGAAGAAGCAGTTGGATGAGCTACTTGGAAAGAAATTTATTCGTCCCAGCGCATCACCTTAG
- the LOC130966581 gene encoding putative F-box protein At1g67623, whose translation MAGSSKINRKKGNVPAEHECQLNLLPRDIWVRIAAKVASNSIHDLFNMQASCKVFLDAASSEAVYQHATMRVIALVSFLFYLDRPKRRFLDRCVEAGNADAILRLGLIEYFWIACRGIRMELLARASTEGSVEAGYLFAMLLLCDHEDEEKVQRGVEMLEFIRTSGKVERCREFFANIFWERWVDERPSDPGHAVACWSTSCFTRGTMADVNDVSRVSCVHRLADYEVRVFLEMFRF comes from the coding sequence ATGGCTGGATCTTCCAAGATAAATAGAAAGAAAGGGAACGTGCCAGCTGAGCATGAATGTCAGCTGAATCTTCTTCCTCGCGATATATGGGTGAGGATTGCCGCTAAGGTTGCGTCGAATTCAATTCATGATCTATTCAACATGCAGGCGAGTTGCAAGGTGTTCCTGGATGCAGCGAGTTCCGAAGCTGTGTACCAACATGCGACGATGCGAGTTATAGCGTTAGTGTCCTTTTTATTTTACCTTGACCGGCCGAAAAGGAGGTTCCTCGATCGCTGCGTTGAAGCAGGAAATGCGGATGCTATACTCCGACTGGGGTTGATAGAGTATTTCTGGATTGCCTGCCGTGGCATTAGGATGGAACTGCTTGCTAGGGCCTCGACAGAGGGCAGCGTCGAAGCAGGTTACCTGTTTGCCATGTTGCTACTGTGTGATCATGAAGACGAGGAAAAAGTGCAAAGGGGTGTTGAAATGTTAGAGTTTATCCGTACTTCTGGAAAGGTCGAAAGGTGCAGGGAGTTCTTCGCGAACATTTTCTGGGAGCGATGGGTTGATGAGAGACCATCGGATCCGGGACACGCTGTGGCTTGTTGGTCCACCAGTTGCTTTACCCGCGGTACCATGGCTGATGTGAATGATGTGTCCCGTGTCTCGTGTGTGCACCGCCTGGCAGATTATGAGGTCAGGGTTTTCTTGGAGATGTTTAGATTTTAG